In Xanthocytophaga agilis, the DNA window ATGTATTCGATGTCTGGAAGTTGACTCCATCGATTGAGTACTGGTAAGGAGCTGTGCCACCCGATACATTGCTCACTGTGATGGTTCCATTGTTGACTCCACACGTTGTTGGATTACTACCACTTACTGTCGCGGTGATTGGAGATGTCTGAGTTAATCCAACAGGTACTGTAATTATACATGTTGCATCTGCTGCATCTCGTACTGTTACAGTGTAATTACCGGCAATCAATCCTGAGAAGTTTGCTGAAGACTGGAATGTTGTGCCATCCAGGCTATATTCATATGTTCCACTTCCACCTGTTGCCACAACTGTGAAACTACCGCTAGCTGGAGTTGTACAAGATGGATTCACAACAGAAGTAACACTAGCTGTAACTGTACAGGTTGTACAAGCTGTACCTATAGTTACGGAACTTGTTGCTTCACAATTATTTGCGTCTACTACCCGAATAGTATATGTTCCAGCGGATAAGCTACTGAATGTACTGTTATTGATACCAGCCGGATTAGCGACTCCATTGATATAATATTGATAAGGTAAAGATCCACCTGTTACTGATACAGCTATACTTCCATCTACGGCAGAACACGCAGTTTCTGAGGTAGGGGCTGTGGTTACTGTAATAGTAGCTGGAGCTGTTAATGTCTGAGAAACGTTCACTAAACAAGAACCTGCATCTTTTACATAGATAGTATAGTTACCAGCGGTTAATCCAGTAAATACACCTGTTGTATTAGAGAATGTCACTCCATCCAGACTATAACTGTATGGACTTGTACCGCCTGTCGCACTTACTGTGATTGTTCCATTTGGAGCAGTACAGTTCGTTACGTTTGTACCAGATGCTGTAGCAGCCAATGTACAAGCACAGTTGAACTTAGTTACAGTTACTGCAGAAGTAAATTCACAGTTATTAGCATCTACTACTTTAAGTGTGTACGAACCAGGAGCTAATGATGCGAATACATTATTACTAGCCCCAGCCGGATTCACACTTCCATTAATAAAGTATTGATATGGAGCTGTGCCGCCACTTACAGTCACTGTTGCCGATCCATCGTTTGCATTACATGCTGATTCATTAGTAGAAGCAACTGTCGCTGTGATTCCGCTTGGTGCTGTAATCGTCTGTGTTAGAGTAATGCTACAGTTAGCTGCATCTTTAATGGTAATCGTATATGTTCCTGCACCTAATCCGGTAAAGCTTGCTGAAGACTGGAATGTTGTGCCATCTATTGAATATTGATATGGCAATGTTCCACCACTTACATTACTCACACTCACACTACCATCTGTTGTGGTACAGCTAGTTGGATTGCTTCCACTTGCAGTCGCTGTCAGATTACAAACTGGAGGGCAAGTAAACTTAGTTACTGTTGTTGTTGTAGTAAACTCACATCCTGCTGCATCTTTTACCAGGATTGTATACGATCCAGGTGCCAGAGATACGAACACACTATTATTCAGACCTGCTGGATTTGCCACTCCTCCGATATAATATTCGTATGGAGCTGTTCCACCAGATACAGATACTGTTGCTGAACCATCATTTGTGTTACATGCTGTCTCGTTTGTAGCTGAAATCGTTGCACTTACCCCACTTGGAGCAGTTAATGTAACAGTTTCTGTATATATACAACCTTTTCCATCCTGAACGGACACAGTATAGGTTCCAGCAGCAAGTTTTGTATAATTCGTTCTCGCTCTATAAGAAGCGCCATTTACTGAATACAGATATGGTGCTGTTCCGCCTGCTACATTGCTGATAGTAATTGTCCCATCAGAATCTGTACATGTAGTAGGATTGGTTGTTTGTATTGTTAAGTCTGTAGGACCTGCTGGTAACACCAATGTTACTGCAGAAACGTCATACACACATGAATTTGCGTCTTTAACTTGTACTGTATAAGTACCAGCAGTCAGACCTGTAAATTGTCCGGTTCCTGCTGCAAATGCCCCTCCATTCACAGAGTATTG includes these proteins:
- a CDS encoding beta strand repeat-containing protein, with the translated sequence TIQYSIDGGTTYVTGSVFTGLSAGNYTILVKDASGCQTSVSAVLSLPAAITATVSGTNPTSCTTTDGSITISAVAGGTSPYQYSINGTTFQASTNFTGLAAGSYTVTVKDASGCTATFTQVIAAPSGITATVASTNESACNANDGSATVTVSGGTAPYQYFINGSVNPAGASNNVFASLAPGSYTLKVVDANNCEFIVTATVTKFTCPVTCDLTAQITYGDPTCTNSSSGYITVTATGGTAPYQYSVNGGAFAAGTGQFTGLTAGTYTVQVKDANSCVYDVSAVTLVLPAGPTDLTIQTTNPTTCTDSDGTITISNVAGGTAPYLYSVNGASYRARTNYTKLAAGTYTVSVQDGKGCIYTETVTLTAPSGVSATISATNETACNTNDGSATVSVSGGTAPYEYYIGGVANPAGLNNSVFVSLAPGSYTILVKDAAGCEFTTTTTVTKFTCPPVCNLTATASGSNPTSCTTTDGSVSVSNVSGGTLPYQYSIDGTTFQSSASFTGLGAGTYTITIKDAANCSITLTQTITAPSGITATVASTNESACNANDGSATVTVSGGTAPYQYFINGSVNPAGASNNVFASLAPGSYTLKVVDANNCEFTSAVTVTKFNCACTLAATASGTNVTNCTAPNGTITVSATGGTSPYSYSLDGVTFSNTTGVFTGLTAGNYTIYVKDAGSCLVNVSQTLTAPATITVTTAPTSETACSAVDGSIAVSVTGGSLPYQYYINGVANPAGINNSTFSSLSAGTYTIRVVDANNCEATSSVTIGTACTTCTVTASVTSVVNPSCTTPASGSFTVVATGGSGTYEYSLDGTTFQSSANFSGLIAGNYTVTVRDAADATCIITVPVGLTQTSPITATVSGSNPTTCGVNNGTITVSNVSGGTAPYQYSIDGVNFQTSNT